From the genome of Shewanella sp. Choline-02u-19, one region includes:
- a CDS encoding conjugal transfer protein TraF, translating into MKLRKLALLCALIPSFFAYSGQEYYEARSDAMGGAGVASSNNEGAAFVNPALLGLNAHKDNSAVLLMPVLGVDMADSDNMIDKFDSLISSYDGLAAAIDAGNSANIDVYRDDLILDLESLKGTSAYASAGLGFSVAIPHQRMPMAIFYKSYVSAVGVADIAQSDIDALANLDANNPPAVTDLASSGQVIGGAVSDLGIALSFPLSIVNMPISVGISPKFQRIDTYNYRASANNFSASDFDDVEYRNDETSFNVDVGVAIEPINGLVFGLSGRNLISQDVDTIEVEGQKFTYSVEPLVTAGVAYDWRRLTVTTDVDLIENKKFKELDGTQYWRVGGEVRAFDWMSLRVGYRHDMKDSTANIYSIGSGFAFGESFFLDFTGMFGSDEAIGGVLQTSYHF; encoded by the coding sequence ATGAAACTACGTAAATTAGCGCTATTGTGTGCATTAATCCCCAGCTTTTTTGCCTATTCAGGGCAAGAGTATTATGAGGCCCGTAGCGATGCGATGGGCGGCGCAGGTGTTGCATCATCTAATAATGAGGGGGCTGCATTCGTCAATCCTGCTCTTCTCGGTTTAAATGCGCACAAAGATAACTCAGCTGTATTACTGATGCCGGTATTGGGTGTTGATATGGCCGACAGCGACAACATGATTGATAAATTCGACTCTCTTATTAGCTCCTATGATGGTTTAGCCGCAGCCATAGATGCAGGTAATAGTGCCAATATTGATGTTTACAGAGATGATTTGATCCTCGATTTAGAATCACTAAAAGGCACATCAGCTTATGCCAGTGCTGGTCTTGGCTTTAGCGTGGCCATTCCGCATCAAAGAATGCCAATGGCCATTTTCTATAAAAGTTATGTTAGCGCCGTTGGTGTTGCCGACATTGCTCAATCTGATATTGATGCGCTGGCGAATTTAGATGCCAATAATCCGCCTGCAGTGACAGACTTAGCGTCAAGTGGTCAAGTTATTGGAGGCGCTGTTTCTGATTTAGGTATTGCGTTAAGTTTCCCGCTTTCTATCGTTAATATGCCGATCTCTGTCGGTATATCACCTAAGTTCCAACGCATTGACACTTATAACTATCGCGCTAGCGCGAACAACTTCTCTGCCAGCGACTTTGATGATGTTGAATATCGTAACGATGAAACCAGTTTCAATGTCGATGTCGGTGTGGCTATTGAACCTATCAACGGCTTAGTCTTTGGTTTATCAGGTCGAAATTTGATTAGCCAAGATGTCGATACCATTGAAGTTGAAGGGCAAAAGTTTACCTACAGTGTTGAGCCTTTAGTTACCGCGGGTGTTGCTTATGACTGGAGGCGATTAACGGTCACTACCGATGTTGATTTAATTGAGAATAAGAAGTTTAAAGAACTTGATGGCACCCAATATTGGCGCGTAGGAGGCGAAGTACGTGCATTTGACTGGATGTCATTGCGAGTGGGCTATCGTCACGACATGAAAGATTCAACGGCTAACATTTATTCTATTGGTTCTGGCTTTGCTTTTGGAGAATCATTTTTCCTAGACTTTACTGGGATGTTTGGCAGCGATGAAGCCATCGGTGGCGTATTGCAAACCTCATATCACTTCTAA
- a CDS encoding sulfite exporter TauE/SafE family protein: MLEPSTLILASIIIFCGALTQSLIGFGLAVIASPLLYIIEPSLVPASVIMMGFSTAVLTLFRERGQLEFNGLQYALLGRIPGGILGATLIVIAPQPILGLAIALIVALAVGFSLMKFSIPVNRVSLFIAGILSGVFGNIAAIGGPPLAILLAGKDAGQFRAALSAFFIFSSMIALTILGFAGLLKLEHLWASLMLLPSVILGYAVAGRLVGRVDKQKTRAFTLVLCSFSALILTIKSVIELS, from the coding sequence ATGTTAGAGCCAAGCACGCTCATTCTCGCCTCAATCATTATATTTTGTGGTGCATTAACACAGAGTTTAATTGGCTTTGGTTTAGCTGTCATCGCAAGTCCGCTGTTATATATTATCGAACCCTCCCTAGTGCCAGCATCAGTCATTATGATGGGATTCTCTACCGCTGTATTGACGCTTTTTAGAGAGCGTGGTCAGCTTGAGTTCAACGGACTGCAGTATGCGCTACTGGGACGTATTCCTGGCGGTATCTTAGGCGCTACGCTTATCGTAATAGCCCCTCAACCTATTTTAGGGCTGGCAATTGCTCTTATCGTTGCGCTCGCCGTTGGCTTTAGTTTGATGAAGTTTAGTATCCCGGTGAACCGTGTAAGTCTGTTTATTGCTGGGATCCTCTCAGGCGTCTTTGGCAACATTGCCGCCATTGGTGGTCCGCCGTTGGCAATATTACTCGCAGGTAAAGATGCCGGCCAGTTTAGAGCAGCCCTTTCAGCTTTCTTTATTTTCAGCTCAATGATTGCTTTGACCATTTTGGGGTTTGCAGGGCTGCTAAAGCTTGAGCATTTGTGGGCATCGTTAATGCTATTGCCCTCAGTCATATTGGGCTATGCCGTTGCAGGCAGATTGGTAGGCAGAGTCGATAAACAAAAAACCAGAGCTTTCACTCTGGTTTTATGTAGTTTCAGTGCACTTATCTTAACGATTAAATCGGTTATCGAACTCAGTTAA
- the metJ gene encoding met regulon transcriptional regulator MetJ produces MTEWNGDYISPYAEHGKKNEQVKKITVSIPLKVLKVLTDERTRRQVNNLRHATNSELLCEAFLHAYTGQPLPNDGDLSKDRPDSMPAEVKRLMDEMGIEWEELE; encoded by the coding sequence ATGACTGAGTGGAACGGCGATTATATCAGCCCATATGCTGAACACGGAAAAAAGAATGAGCAAGTTAAAAAAATTACTGTCTCTATTCCTTTAAAAGTACTCAAGGTGCTTACCGATGAGCGTACACGCCGCCAAGTGAATAACTTACGTCATGCCACCAATAGCGAATTGCTCTGTGAAGCGTTTCTACACGCCTACACAGGACAACCGTTGCCAAATGATGGTGATCTATCAAAAGATAGGCCGGATAGCATGCCTGCGGAAGTTAAACGCTTGATGGATGAGATGGGCATTGAGTGGGAAGAGCTAGAGTAA